The nucleotide window CCGCGGTTTGAACTGCAGGCCGTGTCGATTGCTGAAGTGATCGATCGGGCACTGGAGGCCTGCAGCGCCCAGGTCAAGGCGCAAGGGGTGACGGTGCACCGCCGCTTTCTCAGTCTGCCGCCGCCGATACACGCGGATCCCACCGAAATCGGGCAGATTTTTTCCAACCTGTTTACCAACGCTCTGTACGAAATGCGGCAGGGTGGGACGCTGGAGGTCTGCCTCGACCACGACGAAAAAGCGATTGCCGTCAAGGTGAGTGATTCTGGCGGTGGCATCCCCAGGGAAAATCTCGGCCAGATTTTCGACCCGTTTTTCACCACCAAGGAAAAGGGGACCGGGTTCGGTTTGTCGGTGGTACTGCGCATCGTCAAAACCTACGGTGGCAGTATCCACCTCGACAGCGTCATCGGCGAGGGAACCACCTTCCACATTCGCCTTCCCCTCTCCTTCAAATCCCTATAGCATTCGAAGAGCCCTATGCCCTGCCATCAGATTCGTTCCGCCACCGGTGGCCGAAACGGTGCCCGTCGCCCGGCCGGGAAGGGGGACTGAGATGGCCCTGCGCCTGCGCGAGGTGCCCCTGACCCTGACGGAGCCGGAAAGCCTGCTGCCCCGCAAGGTGGCTGCGGAACTCGGTCTTGAACCCCATGCGGTCCTCGGCTGGCAGATCGTTCGCCAGGGGATCGATGCCCGGCGCAAGCCGCGGATATTACGAATCTATACCGTCGAGTTTTCGGTCGCCGACGAGGAGGAACTGCTACGCCGCCTGGGGACCAACCCTCGCCTGGAACGGGCGGCGGCGCCGGTACTGCCGACCGTCGTGCCGCTCGGCAGCCGCCATCGGGTGCTGGTGGTGGGGATGGGGCCGGCCGGCCTGTTCGCCGCCCTGCACCTGGCCCGCTACGGACTCGGCGTCACTCTGGTGGAGCGGGGTCGGCCGGTTGAGGAGCGGGTCCGGGACGTGCGCCGGTTCTGGACGGCCGGCGAGCTCGACCCGACGAGCAACGTGCAGTTCGGCGAGGGGGGCGCCGGCACTTTTTCCGACGGCAAGCTGACGACCCGGGTCAACCATCCCTGGACCCGCCTGGTGCTGCAGACGCTGGTCGATTGCGGCGCCCCGGCGGAGATCCTGGTGCAGGCCAAGCCGCACGTGGGCACCGACTGCCTGCGCCGGGTGCTGGTCAACTTTCGCACCACCCTCCGCCAGGCCGGCGTGGAAATGCTCTACCAGAGTCGCTTGAGCGGACTGGAATGCGCCGGCGGCGCGGTGCGGGCGGGCATCATCGAGGAACGGGGTGCCATCCCCTGCGACAGCCTGGTGCTGGCACCCGGCCACAGTGCCCGCGACACTTACCGGATGCTCGCCGAGGCGGGCGTCGCGCTCGAGGCCAAGCCCTTCGCCGTGGGGGCGCGCGTCGAGCACCCGGCCGAGCTGATCAACCGCATCCAGTACGGGATGACCGCGCACCCGGCCCTGCCGGCGGCCGATTATGCCATGGCCTGGAACGATCCCGACAGCGGACGGGGGGTCTACTCCTTCTGCATGTGCCCCGGCGGCGAGGTGGTCAACGCCGCCTCCGAAGCCGGCGGGGTGGTGGTCAACGGGATGAGCGGCCACAGCCGCGCCGGCCGCTATTCCAACAGCGCCCTGGTGGTGGCCGTGCGCCGCGAGGATTTCGACGGCGCCGATCCCCTGGCCGGCGTCCGTTTCCAGCGGCGCTGGGAGGAGGCAGCCTTCGCCGCCGGCGGCGGCGATTACCGGGCGCCGGCGCAGAACCTGCTCGGTTTTCTCGGCCGCGGGCGCGGGGCGCTCGTCTCGTCCTGCCGGCCGGGGGTACGGGAAGCAGAGCTCGACCGGGTCCTTCCCTCCTTCGTCGTCGACGGGCTGCGCCGGGCGCTGCCGCACTTCGAGCGGCGGATGCGCGGCTTCATTACCGGCGAAGCGACCCTGACGGGGGTGGAGACGCGGACCTCGGCCCCGTTGCGCATCCTGCGCGGGGAGGATGGAGAGTCGGTTTCGCATCCGGGACTCTACCCCGCCGGCGAAGGGGCAGGTTACGCCGGGGGGATCATGAGTGCAGCGCTCGACGGCCTGCGGGTGGCCGAACTGATAGCAGTCAAAGCGGGAAAACGGGAGTAACAGGTGAAAAAAATCTTCGTGGAACAGATCCGCGAGCGGGACTGGGTCGACAGCCCTTTCCTGGTGCGCGACAAGATCATGGCGATGGCCAAGAACGGCAAGCCCTACATGACTCTCAAGCTGGTCGACCGCACCGGCGAAGTCGAAGGGCGGGTCTGGGACCGGGTGGACGAGTTCAGCGAGCGCTTCGGCAAGGACGACTTCCTCCGGGTGCAGGGGAAGGCCAGCGTCTACCTGGGCAAGATGCAACTGGTCGTGCAGGACCTGGCACGACTGGCGGACGTCGAGGTCGACCTCGCCGACTACCTGCCGGTCGCCACGCGCAGCACCGAGGAGTTGGTGGCCGAATTGCGGACCCGGGTGGGCTCCCTGACCGATCCCCACCTGCGCCGGCTGCTCGAAGCCTTTCTGGCCGATGCGGCGTTTCTGCAGCTCTACGCCACCGCCCCGGCGGCCAAGACGATGCACCACGTCTACCTCGGCGGGCTGCTCGAGCACTCCCTGGCGGTGGCCGATCTGGCCGACGACGTCAGTCGGCGCTACCCCGGCGTCCAGCGCGACCTGCTGGTCGTCGGGGCGCTGCTGCACGACATCGGCAAGGTGGCCGAACTCTGTTACGAGCGCAGCTTCGATTACACCGACGAGGGGAAGCTGATCGGCCATATCGTCATGGGGGTGGAGATGGTGGAGGAGAAGGTCCGTCAGCTTCCGGATTTTCCTCGCGCCCTGTCGACGCTCATCAAGCATCTGCTTCTCTCGCACCACGGCCAGTACGAGTTCGGTTCCCCCAAGCGACCCAAGACCCTCGAGGCGGTCATACTCAATTTCCTCGACGACCTCGACTCGAAGATCAACGGTGTGCGCACCCACATCGAGCGGGATCCGGACAACGGCTCCGCCTGGACCGGTTACCACCGTCTGTATGACCGCTATTTCTTCAAGGAAACTCTGCCCGGCACCGCCCGGCAGGAAGAGCCGCCCGCTGCGTCGCCGGCCGGGTCCCCCCGGGCGACATCCCCTGAACCGAAACCTGAACTGAAAACCGAGCCGAAACCCGAACGGACCACGGCGGAGAAAGAGCGCAAGCGTTTCGGTTTTACCCTGGCGGATCAGCTCAAGGGGAAGAGCCTCGATCTGTTTGCCGCTGACGAACAGGAAAAGGAGTAGCCGATGCAGGTCGAGACGCTGGCGGTGGGTCCGCTGCAGGTGAACTGTTTTATCGTCGCCTGCGAAAAAACCCGGGAGGCGCTGGTCGTCGATCCCGGCGACGAGGCGGAGCGGATTCTGCAGAGATTGCAGGCCCGCGGCCTGCAGCTGAAGATGGTCGTCAACACGCATGGCCACTTCGACCATATCGGCGGCAACCGCCTGCTGGTGGAGAGGTCCGGCGCCGAACTGCTGATCCACCAGGGCGACCTGCCGGTGCTGCGTCGGGCGCGGGAGCATGCGGCCCTCTACGGCATGAGCGTGACCCCGTCGCCGGAGCCGGCCCGACTGCTTGCCGGCGGAGAAATCCTCACCGTGGGCGAACTGCGGCTGCAGGTCCTGCACACCCCGGGGCACTCCCCTGGCGGCATCTGCCTGCTGGGCGACGGGCACCTCTTTGTCGGCGACACCCTGTTCGCCGGTTCGGTGGGGCGCACCGACCTGCCCGGTGGCGACCATGACACCCTCATCGACGGTATCCGTCACCAGCTTCTGGTGCTCCCCGACACGACTGTCGTCCATCCCGGGCACGGGCCTGACACCACCATCGGCCGGGAGAAGCGGGTGAATCCGTATTTGTAGGACCAGTAGGACTCGTAGGACTCCTGGGACCAGTCCTACATGTCCTAAGAGTCCCTATGGTCCTATTGGCAGTTTCCGAGGAGCCAGCCATGCTCAAAGCTAAAACGATCGTTCTCGGGGTAACCGGCGGCATCGCCGTCTACAAGGCGGTGGAGTTGCTGCGCCTCTACGTCAAGGCCGGAGCGGTGGTGCATGTCATTATGACCCGCAGCGCGCAGGAGTTCGTCACGCCCCTGACCTTCCAGACTCTCTCCGGCAACCCGGTCCATACCGATCTCTTCAGCCTCTACCAGGAGCGGGAGATCGGCCACATTTCGCTCGCCGACCGGGCTGACCTCTTCGTCGTGGCGCCGGCAACCGCCAACGTCGTCGGCAAGGTGGCCGGCGGCATCGCCGACGACCTGCTGACGACAACGATCATGGCCACCAAAGCGCCGGTGCTGTTCGTCCCGGCGATGAACGTCAACATGTGGGAGAATCCCCTTTACCGGCAGAACGAGGCGAAACTCAAGGACTTCGGCTACCACTTCATGGAGCCGGCGACGGGCTTTCTCGCCTGCGGCTGGGAAGGGAAGGGGAAGCTGCCCGATCCGGCGGCGATTTTCGCCGAGACGGAGCGGCTGCTCACGCCCCGGGACCTGGCCGGCGAGACGGTGCTGGTCACCGCCGGCCCGACCCGCGAAGAGCTCGACCCGGTACGCTACATCAGCAACTATTCCTCGGGGAAGATGGGGTACGCCATCGCCCGTGCCGCCTGCAACCGCGGCGCCCGGGTCATCCTGGTTTCGGGGCCGACCTGCCTGACCGCCCCCTGCGGCGTCGAGGCGGTGGCGGTCCTCAGCGCCTGCCAGATGCGCGATGCGGTCCTGGCGCGAGCGCAGGAAGCGACCGTCATCATCAAGGCGGCGGCGGTGGCCGACTACCGTCCCGCCGAACCGGCCGGGCAGAAGATCAAGAAGGGGGAGGCCCAGGCGCTGAGCCTGCGGCTGGAAAAGAATCCGGACATCCTGGCCGAACTCGGCCGGATGAAGGGAGAGCGCTTCCTGGTCGGGTTTGCCGCCGAGACGGCCGATCTGCTGGAGAACGCCCGCAAGAAGCTGGCGGAGAAGAATCTCGACCTGATCGTCGCCAACGACGTCACCCAGGCCGGCGCCGGGTTCGATGTCGACACCAACATCGTCCGCCTGCTTTTCCGCGACGGGACGCTGGAGGAGCTGCCGCAGCTGAGCAAGGATGAGGTAGCGCACCGCCTGCTTGACCGCATCGCCGCCCGACGCGGCAGGAAATGATGTGTAGGGGCGCATTGCATGTGCCCTCTCCGCCTTCAGTAGCCCGAAAGCAGCGCCAGCAGCTCTTCCGGCCGGGTCAACCCTTCGCGGAAACGGCTGCGCAGATCAAACAGGATCGTCTCCGCTTCTGCCGCCGGCAGCTTGCCGTCGAGCCAGAGCAGGTTGAGGTTCTTGCGGATCATCTGGGCGGCGCCCAGGGCCCGTTCGCCGGTCGGGTCGGCCTTCCAGAAGGGACTCTGCTCCATCTGCGCCAGCACGCTCATAGCGGCCTGCTGCGCCAGGGCCAGGTACTCTTTCCGGTCCTCCTCCTCGAGAGTCCATTTGGAGGCATTGGAGAGGGAGCGGAGCATCTTCTGCCACTGCTGCAGGCGGTTGAGCAGCATCAGCGAGTTGAACAGCCGCTTGTTGGTGTTGAAGGAGAAGATGGTATCGGAGAGGACGCTGCGCATCAGCGCGTCGTTTTCATGAAAATCCTTGCGGGCGATGGTTCGGGCCAGCGCCCAGATCTGCGGGTCGACGTCGGCCTCGAAGCGCAGCTCCCAGTAGGCGTGCTTGAGCAGCATGGTGTTGAAGGTGCGCACCATCTTGTAGGGAACGTAATAGGAGTGCGCCACGCAGTCCGCCCCGAGATGGGCGAGATAGCCGTAGGCACAGGCCTTCTGCCGGTCGGTCGTTGCCGCATCGAGGATTTTTTTTCCCATCCGCCAGGAGTGGCAGTGCTCCAGGTAGTGGGTGAACTTCTTGCCGAGGGTGATGTCGGCGCTGATGCAGCCGTAGAGGTAGTCGTGTGGGAAGGCGGCGAGCAGCGCCTGCAGAGCCGGGGGCAGACTCTGGAGATTGGCGAGGACGTGCGAGCCGACCTGCAGGTGGACCCCCACCCCCCAGGCCAGGGCATCGAGAGGCGCCGCCAGGATGATGGTGACAGTCAGGAAAACTATAAGCAAAGCCGTTGGCCTCTTGGTCATTTTTTCTGTTAAAAGGATAGTCCACGGCCCGGGGGATGTAAAGGTCAAATGCCCGAGACACTGAAACGAGAACTGCACGAAGCGGCCGCCCAGGTCCGCAGCCTGCTGCAGGACCTGCTGCACCTCGGCGTGCGGGAGATCGACCTGCCCGAGGTGCCCCGTGATCTACCCGCCTGCCCGCCGCAGGTGCGCGGCGTCGATGAAGGCGGAGTGGCGCTCTGCCGGCACGAAACCCTCGACGAAATCCGCGCCGAACTGGAGGGCTGCCGCCGCTGCTCCCTCTGCCAGGGGCGTAAGAACATCGTCTTCGGCGTCGGCAACCCGCATGCCCGGCTGGTTTTCGTCGGCGAGGCGCCGGGACGGGAAGAGGACGAGAAGGGGGAGCCGTTCGTCGGCGAAGCCGGCCGCCTGCTCGACCGCATCCTCTTCGCCATGGGGATGCAGCGCGAAGAGGTCTACATTTGCAA belongs to Desulfuromonadales bacterium and includes:
- a CDS encoding FAD-dependent monooxygenase, yielding MALRLREVPLTLTEPESLLPRKVAAELGLEPHAVLGWQIVRQGIDARRKPRILRIYTVEFSVADEEELLRRLGTNPRLERAAAPVLPTVVPLGSRHRVLVVGMGPAGLFAALHLARYGLGVTLVERGRPVEERVRDVRRFWTAGELDPTSNVQFGEGGAGTFSDGKLTTRVNHPWTRLVLQTLVDCGAPAEILVQAKPHVGTDCLRRVLVNFRTTLRQAGVEMLYQSRLSGLECAGGAVRAGIIEERGAIPCDSLVLAPGHSARDTYRMLAEAGVALEAKPFAVGARVEHPAELINRIQYGMTAHPALPAADYAMAWNDPDSGRGVYSFCMCPGGEVVNAASEAGGVVVNGMSGHSRAGRYSNSALVVAVRREDFDGADPLAGVRFQRRWEEAAFAAGGGDYRAPAQNLLGFLGRGRGALVSSCRPGVREAELDRVLPSFVVDGLRRALPHFERRMRGFITGEATLTGVETRTSAPLRILRGEDGESVSHPGLYPAGEGAGYAGGIMSAALDGLRVAELIAVKAGKRE
- a CDS encoding uracil-DNA glycosylase, coding for MPETLKRELHEAAAQVRSLLQDLLHLGVREIDLPEVPRDLPACPPQVRGVDEGGVALCRHETLDEIRAELEGCRRCSLCQGRKNIVFGVGNPHARLVFVGEAPGREEDEKGEPFVGEAGRLLDRILFAMGMQREEVYICNVEKCRPPGNRDPSPEEIAACEPYLKRQLAAIRPQLIVALGKFAAQTLLRDETPIGRLRGKWREYEGIPLMPTYHPAFLLRNPAEKRAVWEDMKQVLARLREKPEAKP
- a CDS encoding MBL fold metallo-hydrolase produces the protein MQVETLAVGPLQVNCFIVACEKTREALVVDPGDEAERILQRLQARGLQLKMVVNTHGHFDHIGGNRLLVERSGAELLIHQGDLPVLRRAREHAALYGMSVTPSPEPARLLAGGEILTVGELRLQVLHTPGHSPGGICLLGDGHLFVGDTLFAGSVGRTDLPGGDHDTLIDGIRHQLLVLPDTTVVHPGHGPDTTIGREKRVNPYL
- a CDS encoding zinc dependent phospholipase C family protein produces the protein MLIVFLTVTIILAAPLDALAWGVGVHLQVGSHVLANLQSLPPALQALLAAFPHDYLYGCISADITLGKKFTHYLEHCHSWRMGKKILDAATTDRQKACAYGYLAHLGADCVAHSYYVPYKMVRTFNTMLLKHAYWELRFEADVDPQIWALARTIARKDFHENDALMRSVLSDTIFSFNTNKRLFNSLMLLNRLQQWQKMLRSLSNASKWTLEEEDRKEYLALAQQAAMSVLAQMEQSPFWKADPTGERALGAAQMIRKNLNLLWLDGKLPAAEAETILFDLRSRFREGLTRPEELLALLSGY
- the coaBC gene encoding bifunctional phosphopantothenoylcysteine decarboxylase/phosphopantothenate--cysteine ligase CoaBC — its product is MLKAKTIVLGVTGGIAVYKAVELLRLYVKAGAVVHVIMTRSAQEFVTPLTFQTLSGNPVHTDLFSLYQEREIGHISLADRADLFVVAPATANVVGKVAGGIADDLLTTTIMATKAPVLFVPAMNVNMWENPLYRQNEAKLKDFGYHFMEPATGFLACGWEGKGKLPDPAAIFAETERLLTPRDLAGETVLVTAGPTREELDPVRYISNYSSGKMGYAIARAACNRGARVILVSGPTCLTAPCGVEAVAVLSACQMRDAVLARAQEATVIIKAAAVADYRPAEPAGQKIKKGEAQALSLRLEKNPDILAELGRMKGERFLVGFAAETADLLENARKKLAEKNLDLIVANDVTQAGAGFDVDTNIVRLLFRDGTLEELPQLSKDEVAHRLLDRIAARRGRK
- a CDS encoding HD domain-containing protein; its protein translation is MKKIFVEQIRERDWVDSPFLVRDKIMAMAKNGKPYMTLKLVDRTGEVEGRVWDRVDEFSERFGKDDFLRVQGKASVYLGKMQLVVQDLARLADVEVDLADYLPVATRSTEELVAELRTRVGSLTDPHLRRLLEAFLADAAFLQLYATAPAAKTMHHVYLGGLLEHSLAVADLADDVSRRYPGVQRDLLVVGALLHDIGKVAELCYERSFDYTDEGKLIGHIVMGVEMVEEKVRQLPDFPRALSTLIKHLLLSHHGQYEFGSPKRPKTLEAVILNFLDDLDSKINGVRTHIERDPDNGSAWTGYHRLYDRYFFKETLPGTARQEEPPAASPAGSPRATSPEPKPELKTEPKPERTTAEKERKRFGFTLADQLKGKSLDLFAADEQEKE